A region of the Brassica oleracea var. oleracea cultivar TO1000 unplaced genomic scaffold, BOL UnpScaffold01285, whole genome shotgun sequence genome:
TCAGTCCTGCTCAGCTCGTCCAAGATAGTGTCAGTCCAACTCACTTGAGTATTCAGCTCATCCACGATAGTGTCACTTTGATTTAACTCGACCAGCTCGATTCGGAGCACATCAGAAAACCTAGGTATGAAGTGACATCAACAACGGATCTCCGCGAGATCTGAACAAACAACTAGGTGTGAGGTCCATCTAATCCAAAAGACAAGAACATGCCATGAACAGTAGAAAATTAGACTAGATGAAAGCCAAAGAAAACACAATGAAGACAGTCAACATCTGCAAACAGAGCCCAAACCAGAGACAAGAAgacctgcaacaacaacaagacgAACAGATCTAAAAAGATATTCAAGTAAAAAAGTTTTGTATCTGAGCCATACCGTTAATCCACATATCCAGAACTTTTGAACTAGAAATCTATCCTAAAATTGAAAGCCAAAAGCAAATTGGCAAGGACGAATCTCCTCCCAAAACGAAGGTAAATCACACACCgacaaacaacaaaacaagGAGAAGACGATGAACGAGGTTTCGACCGTCACCGGCTAAAGGAGCCCTCTACGCATtggaaaatatatcttttatgtttttacgAATGAACTAGGTTAAGactcgcgccttgcgcgggataaacattatatatataaattattttatatattatatgtttataacatattatgaaataataaatatatactgaataattaaaaagtcattatctactacttatataattaaattggtgcaaacatataaataaattttataaatcgaaaaatattttttatttgatatgatatataattaaatttaaatgatagtaacatatatatgttatattttaatattaatatttattagatgatGATTTTTACTCATATTTTTTNNNNNNNNNNNNNNNNNNNNNNNNNNNNNNNNNNNNNNNNNNNNNNNNNNNNNNNNNNNNNNNNNNNNNNNNNNNTTTTTATAtggcatatagtttaatttaaaatgatacatatatttatatatcttttatttttgatacttattaaatgagactttcaacttatattattttttaattatttgtatcatgtcataacaaaagttttaaatcatagatcacaaaatttgaatttgaaacttttagttttagtaatttatactcatttttaaaaattcaaaatataatatataaataattttttaaatttttattatatagttactatgattgtttaatttattttaatagcttaaaattaaacaaatataattataatacacacttatttttatcaaatctttattattcaaaaccattaagtgtcatatatactttagccacattaggaaaTTCTGTAAtcttatttaaagaaataatgaagcacatttaataatgtatttattgtggtttaataaaaaacttattatatatttagatgaaccaacctatttctctaaggattctaagaatcattatagtattgacatgtggctacaaacaAGAGTTacaatgcttctcaaataacaTAATGGGGATTTTAAATGTATTCATTAAAAACCCATTTCTTGTTCAAATATTCTAATACACATAGCATCacctttcttaaaaaaaaaaattgaatccatgaaaccaaaacaaaaatcaaacccaAACCATTAAACCAGTGGTATGCACTGACCGAAGTGATCAAATTAACTCGGGGGAAATGGACGTAAACCGGGAAGGTAAAGGAAGCGGGTAAGGTGAATAAAGGAGAGGTAGTGAGTTCACCGAGTCATCACAAACGGACCGAATCAATCAAATTGCTTTACGTGGCTCTTGATCAAAAgtaaattcttcttcttctgggttTCCAAGGCGATATCTAGGTTTGGGTTTGTATTCAAATTTTGAGCGTTTTCCCCGCTGCAAAATCGAATGGAGTGGGACAGCGATTCCGATCTCAGCGACGGAGATGAGGTGGGTGAAGATGGATGGTTCGGCGGAGATAACGGGCCGATTCCGTTTCCGGAGATTAGTCTTCCTGGAACGACGCCGTGTGGGTTTGTGGTCAGCGACGCTCTAGAGCCAGACCAACCTATCATTTACGTCAACACCGTCTTCGAGATTGTTACTGGGTATAGGGCTGAGGAAGTTATTGGTCGAAACTGGTGAGCCTGCCTGCCTTCCTCTTTactcttttaagttttaactgtCTGAATTACTGTTTAGGGTATATAGTCTTTTAGCTGCTTTAGAGAAGACTGTGAGCTCTGTTTTGCTCGgggggaaaaaaaaagaagaattttgTTACGGTTCTTGTTGAGAAGCTTGAATACCTTCTTTTGGTACTCGTAGCTTGAATAGGGTTTAGGAACTTTGTCTTTGTGTTATGTATTCCTTCTTTTGCATTATTGAACTGTTGTTTTACTTGATCTTTGTTCTATTGCTTGTGAGGGATCATTAGCTCAACTACTCTTTATCTGTtaagatttcttcttcttttttgcagCCGGTTCTTGCAGTGTAGAGGGCCATATGCTAAAAGAAGGCATCCCTCTGTAGATTCCACAGTTGTCACCAAGATGCGACAGTGTCTAGAAAAAGGCATCGAGTTTCAGGGCGAGTTGTTAAACTTCCGTAAAGATGGGTCTCCTCTGATGAACAAGCTGCGTCTTGTCCCTATCCGTGAAGACGACGAGATCACTCATTTCATAGGCGTTCTCTCCTTCACAGATGCTGATATCGATCTCACCCCATTTCCTGACTTGTCTGCAAAAGAAATTCCAAGAAGATCTCGTTCATTTTCCTCTGCTTTACCAACCGGAGAGCGTAATGTTTCTCGTGGACTATGTGGGATATTCGAGCTGAGTGACGAGGTTATAGCTCTCAAGATACTGTCTCAGTTGGCTCCGTCCGATATTGCATCAGTGGGTTGTGTGTGCCGGCGGCTTAGTGAGGTTACAAAGAACGATGATGTGTGGAGAATGGTTTGTCAAAACACGTGGGGCACCGAAGCTACACGTGTTCTCGAGAGTATTCCCGGTGAAAAGAGGATTGGATGGGTGCGATTGGCCCGAGAGTTTACCACACATGAAGCAAATGCGTGGAGGAAGTTTACTTTTGGAGGTACTGTTGAGCCTTCCCGGTGTAACTTCAGCGCATGTGCGGTTGGGAATAAGATTGTTATCTTTGGTGGGGAAGGTGTGAACATGCAACCGATGAATGATACGTTTGTGTTGGACCTTGGCTCTAGTAGTCCCCAGTGGAAATCCGTTCTGGTTAACTCTCCTCCTCCTGGTCGCTGGGGTCACACCCTTTCTTGTGTCGACGGATCCCATTTAGTAGTCTTTGGAGGTTACGGGAGCCATGGGTTACTCAACGATGTCTTCTTGTTAGACCTTGATGCAAACCCTCCTACATGGAGAGAAGTATCCGGTTTAGCCCCTCCAATACCAAGATCATGGCATAGCTCGTGCACACTCGATGGAACCAAGCTGATTGTATCTGGTGGTTGTGCTGATTCAGGAGCTCTACTCAACGACACATTCTTGCTTGACCTTTCGATGGATACACCAACTTGGAGGGAGATACCGGTTCCTTGGTCTCCTCCATCTCGCCTTGGACATACCTTAACCGTCTATGGTGACCGCAAGATCCTCATGTTTGGTGGTCTTGCGAAATTGGGAACTTTGAGATTCCGCTCTAACGATGTATTCACGATGGATCTTAGCAACGATGAACCATGCTGGAGACCTGTGATTGGGTATGGATCTAGCCTTCCGGGAGGCATGGCAGCTCCACCACCGAGGCTAGATCATGTGGCGGTTAGCCTTCCAGGTGGTAGAGTCTTGATATTTGGTGGTTCGGTTGCAGGGCTTGCCTCGGCTTCTCAGCTTTATCTTCTTGATCCTGCAGAGGATAATCCGGCATGGAGGATATTGAGTGTTAAGGGAAGTCCTCCACGGTTTGCGTGGGGACACACCACTTGTGTGATCGGAGGAACTAGGTTGGTCATCTTAGGTGGTCAAACAGGAGAAGAGTGGATGCTAAATGAAGCTCATGAATTGTTGTTAGCTACCTCTGCTACTACAACATCATCAAGACATGAAGAAAAGAGGGTCTTCtagttgttttattaaaatggaaAACTCAAATGTTTGTAGTTGCTCTGTGCATGGTGAGTTTGTTGATATTAGATGGTTATGGTGCAGGTTTTATGCTGTATAAagctataaatttattttcattgtgaaCAACATAAAAGGTAAACTATATAAGTTTAGTGGGAGTTATTGGATTTTATACGAGAAATCTCCGAAAtagcatatttctaagtttatatcacaaaaatagcactcaaaaactaaaatgaccaaaatagtattttatcttttgaaaattttaattcttttatttttcaaaatttaaaatcttatccccaaaacttcatttctcaactctaaaccctaaaccctaaaccctaaactctaaaccctaaaccctaaaccttaaactctaaaccctaaaacctaaatctctaaaccctaaatcctaaaccctaaatcctaaaccccaccctttaactctaaaccctaagtttgtgatttttgataaaacattaagagctatttttatgacttttgaccttaagtgctagtttggaaacaaaaacttgatttagtgctatttttgtctttttctctttttatattttattggatCTGTAAGGTCTTACTAAATTCATTGGCTTATAGTAGACATGTGGAtgcatattaaaataaaaataaatagattattataaatcaaataactaaatttACAACAAGTTCTGTGTTacagtaaaataataatatataaatactaaaacatgtgcttcttgttttttcttccaCATATCTTATTCTGATAACATATAATTCCACACATTTGTTGCGCTTGTCCCGCTCTATTGAttgatacatatattttttttgttaatcttgTGTTACAAGAATTtttcataataattattaagTTTCCCAAAAACTACTTCCTTTTTTCAGAATATTTTCATTGAAGTTATCTCTTTAACTGAACTTACAAAGAAAATTGTATTAATCACCACACACAAGTACACTATTAGTTTCTATCTTGTAAACCTTTTCTTGATATATAGAAATTTCAACTTCATATGATGAAGACAGAAAAGTAACTAAAAATTGTAAAGTTAGAAACTcagtaaagtttttttttttgtgaagtggaaatatatatatgatataaagaAGCTgattatagaaataaaaaacacCAAAGTTAGTATGGATAAATACGATGTGGTGATCAAAAACTGAAAACCccaataatacaaatttagcCAAAATAACAAGTGTATAATTgataaaacacttataaatccattcaaatctaatccaataataaaacaaatattttattgaataaCATATGATTCTAGAATCTGAATTAAATCTGGTTAATGTCTGTCTATCTATTTGTTGATATTAATATcatgaattttatttacaaaaaataaaaaaaatcaaaattttcggTTTTACTTGTAAAACTTGATTTTAGATGCTAGATAAATTAGAAATGATATTCTACTCTTTCCATTACTtcaaatttttacaaaacaatattaTGAACTTTAAGAAGTTTGACAAAActataaagaaaattatataaaaaatataacaatttagtTGAAACCAATCTCGTTTGCACGAgtttatatttcaattacaataaaaaaaatttaggataTCGATCATTTGCACAGTTAAAAACTTTGTTCACACAATTCAGTTTTCATATGTCTATTCTTATTTTCActgaaattttggtttaaatattaataaaatgataaaatttaattCGAATTGTTTAGTTCAAAAAGAGTGTAattattcaattaaaattttttcaaaaaaaaattattcatttaaaaaatagtttttgaggttatttttccaaaattgtAAGGAAAATTTTGAGAgactaaaattgaaaatatcagaaattaaaaaaaaagttcggtggaaaaaaaaagaatgaaaatgtgAACTGTGACTTTGACTCTAGTGACTGTGAAAAGTAAAGTGCATTTTACACTTGAAACACGGAGAGAGGAATCTCTATCTCTCTAGAGAAACCGTCTTCACTTTCACTGTCTGCAACTTGCATAAAAAGaacatcttcttctcccatTTTAGATTCTTGTCTGAGAAACTTTCCCACCTCAAGATGCCGATCAACAAAGACCCATCAACACCTCCGCCTGTCATCGGCAAAATCGGTCCTTACACTGTCTTCATGACTCCTCCGGCCACTCCAAAACCACCTGAATCTCCTTCCACTGTCCCTCAGAAACCCAACCTTCAACCACCGGTTCTTCCACCGCCGCAGCAGTTTAAATCGGTGGCTTCCTCTGCACAGGACGGCTCGGTTTTGGGGTTCTTCAAAAACGCCGCCACAAAGGTTCAAAATGGTAAGAAATCTGAGGAAAAAGTTACGGATCTTGCGTTTTGAGATTGCCTTTACTTTCCTTGATGATTGATGAAGAAATCGatctaaagattatatatttgtgAGGTAGATTAAGGTGGAGAGTATTGCTAATGTACCATGGACTGTGGATTTTCATGCTGTTTCTGTGTTTTGGTAAAAGATTGCAACTTTGACATTCTTGTTTGTATGGTGCTAAAACCATTTTACTACAGCACATTCAAGCGTGGATGATCATTTGGTGAGATGGTTTGGGTTAAACCAATCTAAGTACCAATGGGCTTTAGACGAGTACTACGAAGGCAAAGGATCTGTAAGATTTCCTTTCATGAATCTTTCTGTGTACTAGTTTCTATATTGACTTCTTTGTTCGCTTTGATTCATCAGTTTCTGTAGTTAACTAGTTAGTTGGATAACTTTATGTTTAATACTATACATTTTGAGTAAGCTTTGTAGCGAAgctatttaattgtttttttgtttttgctcttTAGTTCTAGTCTTGCTTCTAAGCTAATGAACACAACTGTGGAAGGAACAAAACATATCTTCACCCAATGGTGAATATAAAACTGGCGATTGGTAGTCAAAAGCGTCATTTAATTGGTTTTGGACTTACTCTAAATCTAATGAACACATAAATGGTGAATATTAACTCTTATTCAAAAGTGTCACTGATTGGTTTTGGAGTTACTCTTTTTTAGACATTGATTGGTTGCATGTGTTCCTAAAAAGCATATTGTGTTGTGT
Encoded here:
- the LOC106321178 gene encoding adagio protein 2-like, with amino-acid sequence MEWDSDSDLSDGDEVGEDGWFGGDNGPIPFPEISLPGTTPCGFVVSDALEPDQPIIYVNTVFEIVTGYRAEEVIGRNCRFLQCRGPYAKRRHPSVDSTVVTKMRQCLEKGIEFQGELLNFRKDGSPLMNKLRLVPIREDDEITHFIGVLSFTDADIDLTPFPDLSAKEIPRRSRSFSSALPTGERNVSRGLCGIFELSDEVIALKILSQLAPSDIASVGCVCRRLSEVTKNDDVWRMVCQNTWGTEATRVLESIPGEKRIGWVRLAREFTTHEANAWRKFTFGGTVEPSRCNFSACAVGNKIVIFGGEGVNMQPMNDTFVLDLGSSSPQWKSVLVNSPPPGRWGHTLSCVDGSHLVVFGGYGSHGLLNDVFLLDLDANPPTWREVSGLAPPIPRSWHSSCTLDGTKLIVSGGCADSGALLNDTFLLDLSMDTPTWREIPVPWSPPSRLGHTLTVYGDRKILMFGGLAKLGTLRFRSNDVFTMDLSNDEPCWRPVIGYGSSLPGGMAAPPPRLDHVAVSLPGGRVLIFGGSVAGLASASQLYLLDPAEDNPAWRILSVKGSPPRFAWGHTTCVIGGTRLVILGGQTGEEWMLNEAHELLLATSATTTSSRHEEKRVF
- the LOC106321177 gene encoding actin cytoskeleton-regulatory complex protein pan1-like, yielding MPINKDPSTPPPVIGKIGPYTVFMTPPATPKPPESPSTVPQKPNLQPPVLPPPQQFKSVASSAQDGSVLGFFKNAATKVQNAHSSVDDHLVRWFGLNQSKYQWALDEYYEGKGSEMKSVKSNEMPGKVQSV